In Desulfomonilia bacterium, one genomic interval encodes:
- a CDS encoding Lrp/AsnC family transcriptional regulator produces the protein MKEKFDETDWKIIGLLAADGRTTAKTMSKNLGLAEATIRNRLTKLARSNQVRVAGLINPDSFEDKVVALIALEVKEVANLDSIGQHISELPSVQNVIIASGRYDLIVEVLVDSNKGIIKFLEDELARIKGVGKTETFLILKSFNKWIIPV, from the coding sequence ATGAAAGAGAAGTTTGACGAGACCGACTGGAAGATTATCGGACTGCTTGCCGCTGATGGAAGAACGACGGCAAAGACCATGTCAAAAAATCTGGGGCTTGCCGAAGCGACAATAAGAAACCGGCTTACAAAGCTTGCCAGGTCAAATCAGGTTAGAGTAGCAGGTCTTATCAATCCGGACTCATTCGAGGACAAGGTAGTTGCGCTTATTGCCCTTGAAGTGAAGGAAGTGGCAAACCTAGATTCAATCGGGCAGCATATTTCCGAACTCCCTAGTGTACAGAATGTGATTATAGCCTCGGGACGCTATGACCTTATCGTCGAGGTTCTTGTTGATTCGAACAAGGGGATTATCAAGTTTCTGGAAGACGAGCTTGCCAGGATAAAAGGTGTCGGAAAAACCGAGACATTCCTGATTCTGAAAAGCTTCAACAAGTGGATTATCCCGGTTTAA